From a region of the Streptomyces tirandamycinicus genome:
- a CDS encoding ArsR/SmtB family transcription factor produces the protein MDSVFKALADPTRRLLLDRLREHNGQTLRELCERLDMARQSATQHLDVLVRADLVTVVRRGRERLHYLNPAPIHEIEERWISGFDKPRLQAISAIKRQAEEYTMSNAPTPVPDYVYVTYIRAGAEQVWHALTDADLTARYWGHANVSDWQPGSAWEHRRTDGSGRIDVVGRVLESEPPNRLVITFDDAPDSGAPREPSVVTFLVEPHQDIVRLTVTHEKLPNREMLGGISAGWPAVLANLKSMLETGEVLPQAPWEMSPAHT, from the coding sequence ATGGACTCGGTGTTCAAGGCGCTGGCCGATCCCACCCGGCGGCTCCTGCTCGACCGGCTGCGCGAGCACAACGGGCAGACGCTCCGCGAACTCTGCGAGCGCCTCGACATGGCCCGCCAATCGGCGACGCAGCACCTGGACGTGCTCGTGCGGGCCGACCTCGTCACCGTGGTACGGCGCGGCCGGGAGCGGCTGCACTACCTCAACCCGGCCCCGATCCACGAGATCGAGGAGCGCTGGATCTCCGGCTTCGACAAACCCCGCCTGCAAGCGATCAGCGCCATCAAGCGCCAGGCAGAGGAGTACACCATGAGCAACGCACCCACACCGGTGCCGGACTACGTATACGTCACCTACATCCGCGCCGGTGCGGAGCAGGTGTGGCACGCCCTGACCGACGCCGACCTGACAGCGCGCTACTGGGGACACGCCAACGTCTCCGACTGGCAGCCGGGCTCAGCCTGGGAACACCGGCGAACCGACGGATCGGGCCGGATCGACGTGGTGGGCCGTGTCCTGGAGTCCGAGCCCCCGAACCGTCTGGTCATCACCTTTGACGACGCCCCCGACAGCGGGGCGCCGAGGGAGCCGTCGGTCGTCACCTTCCTCGTCGAACCGCATCAGGACATCGTCCGTCTCACCGTGACCCACGAGAAACTCCCCAACCGGGAGATGCTGGGCGGCATTTCGGCCGGCTGGCCGGCCGTGCTGGCGAACCTCAAGTCGATGCTGGAGACCGGCGAGGTCCTGCCGCAGGCGCCCTGGGAGATGTCCCCCGCCCACACCTGA
- a CDS encoding flotillin family protein, whose product MNPVVIAVVGVVVLLVLLALVVVTRYKVAGPSEAFIITGRRGKKATDPETGRVFTDNSGQKVVVGGGVFVVPFVQQRFTLDLSSRHIPVAVRGAVTLRGIKANLEGVAIVKVGGTEDSIRAAAQRFLVQQNGIVGFTQEVLSGALRSIVGRMSVEDIIRDRAAFAGQVAEEAEASLSGQGLVLDAFQIQDITTEGSYLEDLGRPEAARAKQEADIAEAVARRASEQARLKAEEEIAVAQRTFALKQAEIKAETDEAAAKAAAAGPLAEADREQEILSQQEKVAERRAALTDRELDTQVRKPADAARYQAEQEAEARRVALVKQAEADAQRARLTGEGEKAHRAALADAVRIEGEAEAAAIAAKGAAEADAMQKKADAFERYGDAAVLQMLVEVLPQVVGKAAEPLGAIDKMTVISTDGAGKLPRAVADNVAQGLELLGSTTGVDLAEMLRGITQKGTKQQTTGRTAENGAVEITG is encoded by the coding sequence ATGAATCCAGTCGTCATCGCCGTGGTGGGAGTCGTCGTACTCCTCGTCCTGCTGGCCCTGGTCGTCGTCACGCGATACAAGGTCGCAGGCCCCAGTGAGGCGTTCATCATCACCGGCCGGCGCGGGAAGAAGGCGACCGATCCCGAGACCGGGCGGGTCTTCACCGACAACAGCGGCCAGAAGGTCGTCGTCGGCGGCGGCGTGTTCGTCGTGCCGTTCGTGCAGCAGCGGTTCACGCTGGACCTCTCCAGCCGGCACATCCCCGTGGCCGTACGGGGAGCCGTCACTCTGCGCGGCATCAAGGCCAACCTCGAGGGCGTCGCGATCGTCAAGGTGGGCGGTACCGAGGACTCCATCCGGGCGGCTGCCCAGCGCTTCCTCGTCCAGCAGAACGGGATCGTCGGCTTCACCCAGGAGGTGCTCTCCGGCGCGCTGCGCTCCATCGTCGGCCGGATGTCGGTGGAGGACATCATCCGGGACCGGGCCGCGTTCGCCGGGCAGGTCGCCGAGGAGGCCGAGGCCAGCCTCTCCGGCCAGGGCCTCGTACTGGACGCCTTCCAGATCCAGGACATCACCACCGAGGGCTCCTATCTCGAGGACCTCGGGCGCCCGGAGGCGGCGCGGGCGAAGCAGGAGGCGGACATCGCCGAGGCGGTGGCCCGGCGGGCGTCGGAGCAGGCGCGGCTGAAGGCCGAGGAGGAAATCGCCGTCGCGCAGCGGACGTTCGCCCTCAAGCAGGCCGAGATCAAGGCGGAGACGGACGAGGCCGCCGCCAAGGCCGCTGCCGCGGGGCCGCTCGCCGAGGCCGACCGGGAGCAGGAGATCCTCAGCCAGCAGGAGAAGGTCGCGGAGCGCCGGGCTGCCCTGACCGACAGGGAGCTCGACACACAGGTCCGCAAGCCGGCCGACGCGGCCCGCTACCAGGCCGAGCAGGAGGCCGAGGCACGTCGTGTCGCCCTGGTGAAGCAGGCCGAGGCCGACGCCCAGCGGGCCCGCCTGACCGGTGAGGGCGAGAAGGCGCACCGTGCGGCGCTCGCCGACGCGGTCCGCATCGAGGGCGAGGCGGAGGCCGCCGCCATCGCCGCCAAGGGGGCGGCCGAGGCCGACGCCATGCAGAAGAAGGCGGACGCCTTCGAGCGGTACGGCGACGCCGCGGTCCTGCAGATGCTCGTGGAGGTGCTGCCGCAGGTGGTCGGCAAGGCCGCCGAACCGCTCGGCGCGATCGACAAGATGACCGTCATCTCCACCGACGGCGCCGGAAAGCTGCCGCGGGCCGTCGCGGACAACGTGGCCCAGGGCCTGGAGCTGCTGGGGTCCACGACCGGTGTCGACCTCGCCGAGATGCTGCGGGGCATCACGCAGAAGGGCACGAAGCAGCAGACGACCGGCAGGACCGCGGAGAACGGGGCGGTCGAGATCACCGGCTAG
- a CDS encoding LCP family protein, which yields MSVLAALLTVVTAAGVWAYRDLQGNIRSADVDGRIGDDRPPRMSPGSKNILVVGSDSRAGANAEYGRGHTTMHSDTLMVLHLAADREWATVVSFPRDSWVEVPACDRGDGTTSGPHHAKINEAFAIGGTGGEVARAAACAVKTVERNTGLRIDHFMSVDFQGFKGMVNALDGMTVCPAEAIRDERARLDIPAGCQTVRDEDALGYVRARYGVGDGSDLGRIGRQQEFLRALADRAQEKLTSPGAMYGLLESATKSLTTDEALAGIQPLYGLASRLKAIPPGRLTFVTVPNYPRSMDVPSDTANVVWQYPEAAELFTSLARDREVSEETVAAAGEDPLYAGTVRVRVLDGTGTPGLAEEVAGSLRRYGFTIAGTGTAPTAGAGAGAGARTTVTHPAGLARQARALASRLPGAGVAESADAPEGLVTLTLGEGFGGTR from the coding sequence GTGTCGGTGCTCGCGGCGCTGCTCACCGTCGTCACGGCCGCCGGCGTCTGGGCCTACCGGGACCTGCAGGGGAACATCCGCTCCGCGGACGTGGACGGCCGGATCGGCGACGACCGGCCTCCCAGAATGAGCCCCGGTTCCAAGAACATCCTCGTGGTGGGTTCCGACTCCCGGGCCGGGGCCAACGCCGAGTACGGCAGGGGCCACACCACCATGCACTCCGACACGCTGATGGTGCTCCACCTCGCCGCCGACCGGGAGTGGGCGACCGTGGTCTCCTTCCCCCGGGACTCCTGGGTGGAGGTGCCCGCGTGCGACCGCGGCGACGGCACCACCTCCGGCCCCCACCACGCCAAGATCAACGAGGCGTTCGCGATCGGCGGCACCGGCGGTGAGGTCGCCAGGGCCGCCGCCTGCGCGGTCAAGACGGTCGAGCGGAACACCGGGCTGCGTATCGACCACTTCATGTCGGTCGACTTCCAGGGGTTCAAGGGCATGGTCAACGCCCTCGACGGGATGACGGTGTGCCCCGCGGAAGCCATTCGCGACGAGAGGGCGCGCCTCGACATCCCCGCCGGGTGCCAGACCGTGCGGGACGAGGACGCCCTGGGCTACGTGCGCGCCCGCTACGGTGTCGGCGATGGCTCCGACCTCGGCCGCATCGGCCGCCAGCAGGAGTTCCTGCGCGCCCTCGCCGACCGGGCTCAGGAGAAGCTGACCAGCCCCGGCGCGATGTACGGACTGCTGGAGTCCGCGACGAAGTCCCTCACCACGGACGAGGCGCTCGCCGGGATCCAGCCCCTGTACGGTCTCGCCTCCCGGCTGAAGGCGATCCCGCCCGGCCGGCTGACGTTCGTGACCGTGCCCAACTACCCCCGCAGCATGGACGTGCCATCCGACACGGCGAACGTCGTCTGGCAGTACCCGGAGGCCGCCGAACTGTTCACGTCGCTCGCCCGGGACAGGGAGGTCAGCGAGGAGACCGTAGCCGCCGCCGGCGAGGACCCCCTGTACGCCGGCACCGTCCGGGTACGGGTGCTCGACGGCACCGGTACGCCTGGTCTCGCCGAGGAGGTCGCCGGGTCACTGCGCAGGTACGGATTCACCATCGCCGGAACCGGCACCGCTCCCACGGCGGGGGCGGGGGCGGGAGCGGGGGCGAGGACGACGGTCACCCACCCGGCCGGGCTCGCCCGGCAGGCCCGGGCCCTGGCCTCCCGGCTGCCGGGGGCCGGCGTCGCCGAGAGTGCCGACGCGCCGGAGGGTCTGGTCACCCTGACCCTGGGGGAGGGCTTCGGCGGCACACGGTGA